The sequence AGATCAAGGGGAAGCCATACCCGAAATCACGATACTGCCGTGGTGTCCCCGACCCTAAGATCCGTATCTACGACGTCgggatgaagaagaaaggagtcgACGAGTTCCCATTCTGCGTCCACCTCGTCTCATGGGAGAAAGAAAACGTCTCCAGCGAAGCTCTCGAGGCCGCGCGTATCGCTTGCAACAAGTACATGGTCAAATCAGCTGGAAAAGATGCTTTTCATTTGAGGATTAGGGTTCATCCTTTCCATGTTTTGAGGATCAACAAGATGCTTTCGTGCGCTGGGGCCGATAGGCTTCAGACTGGTATGAGAGGTGCTTTTGGTAAGGCTCTGGGGACTTGTGCTAGGGTGGCGATTGGGCAGGTGCTTTTGTCTGTGAGGTGTAAGGATAACCATGGGGCTCATGCTCAGGAGGCGCTTAGGAGGGCTAAGTTTAAGTTCCCTGGTCGTCAAAAGATCATTGTTAGCAGGAAATGGTATGGGTTTTTGTTGTCGTTTTCTCTTCTGTTTGTTATCGTTTTACTGAAACGTTGGATGATGTTTCAGGGGATTCACCAAGTTCAACCGTGCTGATTACACTAGGCTGAGACAGTCCAAGAGGATTGTTCCTGATGGTGTCAATGCTAAGGTACTGTTCTTGTATCTGTCTTTAGAATGTTCGTGGAAGGCATTGCTTGTGTAGTATCTGTTGGAGTATGTTGATTGGAAATTGGAAAACCAAAATTTGAAATAGTATTGTGGTAATTGTGATGGGTATTGCCTGTGTTATAATTTGTCTAGTTTTATGCACCATTTGAGCTACAGCTTTTCTTGtttattgattttgatttatgttttgtcTTTGTGTTGCAGTTCTTATCGAACCATGGTCGTTTGTCTAACCGTCAACCTGGAAGTGCGTTCATATCAGCCACCAGCGATTAAGAGTGAAGATGATGATTTGTGGTTGTAGTACCGATAATTCTCTAGTTTCCGAAGTTAttcgttttgtttttgttgtaacAGTTAAAAACAAATCCTCGTTTCCTTTTTTTCTGGACAATCGTTTTAAGGCCTGTTTCTATGTTCGTTGTTCAATCAAGTTCTGGTTTTACTTCTCACTTGCGTCCTCGTGATTTATCTGGAATCGAGCTCCTTGGTTGGATATTATGCCCGTTAGTATTGCTTGCggctattattatttttaaagtatttattaggCCTGGACAAAATAGtcggaaccgaagaaccgaaccggaactataccgaaatacccgaaactgGATCCGGACCAATGCCCTCAAATATCCGAATGtgcttatatttttatatccgaaaaaatttaaccggaaccgaacgggtacctgaatatataaaaaatattaattatatatacatataacatcactaaataaatatttttaatttaaaattctattaaaagtatttgaaaatagttaaagataactaaattattataaagtattcAATCTACCCGAAAttatccggatagttttatccgaaatatccaaagtaattcAAAATGTCCAAATTtcttatctaaatcatcctaattatttgatatttatcctaaataaccgatattttatccaaattatccgaatTACCCGAACTATCTGAActcgaaccggatccaaataaGAATCgaactttttccggatattttccggttcctacatttacta is a genomic window of Brassica napus cultivar Da-Ae chromosome A2, Da-Ae, whole genome shotgun sequence containing:
- the LOC106394929 gene encoding 60S ribosomal protein L10-3-like produces the protein MGRRPARCYRQIKGKPYPKSRYCRGVPDPKIRIYDVGMKKKGVDEFPFCVHLVSWEKENVSSEALEAARIACNKYMVKSAGKDAFHLRIRVHPFHVLRINKMLSCAGADRLQTGMRGAFGKALGTCARVAIGQVLLSVRCKDNHGAHAQEALRRAKFKFPGRQKIIVSRKWGFTKFNRADYTRLRQSKRIVPDGVNAKFLSNHGRLSNRQPGSAFISATSD